AGCACATGAAATATACGTTCCAAAACCTCAAAAATGCATTTTTGAAACGTCTCTAAAAAACAGACACCTTTTGGAACTGTTTTGCTATAATATGTATTATAAAACATCAAGAGAAGGAGATTCTGATACCTTGAATAACAGAAAATTCGGATACATACGTGTAAGTAGCAAAGATCAAAACGAAGGTAGACAACTAGAAGCAATGAAACAAGTTGGTATTGACGAAAGAGATATTTTCATTGATAAACAATCTGGTAAAGATTTTAATCGTCAAAAATATCAACTTGTAAAAATGATGTTACGGGAAGGAGATATTTTATATGTACAATCATTAGATCGTTTTGGGAGAAACAAAGAAGCGATTTTAAATGA
This sequence is a window from Bacillus pseudomycoides DSM 12442. Protein-coding genes within it:
- a CDS encoding recombinase family protein, producing MNNRKFGYIRVSSKDQNEGRQLEAMKQVGIDERDIFIDKQSGKDFNRQKYQLVKMMLREGDILYVQSLDRFGRNKEAILNEWKDI